One window of the Chlorogloeopsis sp. ULAP01 genome contains the following:
- a CDS encoding DUF305 domain-containing protein yields the protein MSHNNSSLRLTASIALRVLLALTPTLGVFTIAIEPILASQPAPRNRLTQLEIRLMRDLIDGHNFAIEMSEVCLQRATLEELKSLCQQVITAQQQEIQTMQSWLRDWYGISYSPTSNKFSQNVINQLSALSGDDFNITFMKTLTSHHWGAIIFAGEIIDRAYHVEFVNLGADVVTQQTREINQLRSWLKKIYNIDYVGSAAAGSAADTPDAESSLLNPESHSK from the coding sequence ATGTCGCACAATAATAGCTCACTACGTTTAACTGCTAGCATCGCCTTACGTGTGCTTCTAGCCCTGACACCCACCCTTGGCGTTTTTACTATTGCGATTGAGCCAATACTGGCAAGCCAACCTGCTCCAAGAAACAGGCTCACGCAACTTGAAATTCGCCTTATGCGGGATTTGATTGACGGTCACAACTTTGCAATTGAAATGTCGGAGGTATGTCTGCAAAGGGCTACACTTGAAGAATTGAAATCGCTCTGTCAGCAGGTCATTACTGCTCAGCAGCAAGAAATTCAAACGATGCAGTCGTGGCTTAGGGACTGGTATGGCATTTCGTACTCACCAACATCGAACAAGTTTAGTCAAAATGTAATAAATCAGCTATCAGCACTAAGTGGAGACGATTTCAATATCACGTTCATGAAGACTCTAACCTCACACCACTGGGGTGCCATCATATTCGCTGGGGAAATTATTGACCGCGCTTATCATGTAGAGTTTGTAAACTTAGGTGCCGATGTTGTTACTCAGCAAACAAGGGAAATTAATCAGCTGCGAAGCTGGCTCAAAAAAATCTACAACATAGATTATGTTGGATCAGCAGCTGCGGGTTCGGCTGCTGATACCCCTGACGCTGAAAGCAGTCTTCTTAATCCAGAGTCACATTCAAAGTAA
- a CDS encoding lysylphosphatidylglycerol synthase domain-containing protein — translation MRGQTFSFPSFRLSLKQIGISLVDWGLAIAVLYLLLPPSIPLSYFGFAGIYLLAMIAGIVSNVPGGLGVFETVILLLLPSEVTAPAALGSLIAYRGVYYILPLIVAVVLLGLYEINQRLKVRS, via the coding sequence ATTCGCGGACAGACATTTTCTTTTCCTTCCTTTCGACTTTCCTTGAAGCAAATAGGAATTTCTTTAGTGGATTGGGGATTGGCGATCGCTGTTCTCTATCTTCTGTTACCCCCAAGTATTCCTTTGTCCTATTTCGGCTTTGCTGGTATCTACTTATTAGCAATGATTGCAGGCATTGTTAGCAATGTTCCTGGTGGCTTAGGAGTGTTTGAAACCGTAATACTTTTGCTACTGCCATCAGAAGTAACAGCCCCAGCAGCTTTGGGTTCGCTAATAGCTTACCGAGGAGTTTACTATATCCTGCCCTTGATAGTTGCAGTGGTGTTGCTGGGTTTGTATGAAATTAATCAACGGCTAAAAGTGCGTTCCTAG
- a CDS encoding DUF305 domain-containing protein has translation MSMRPISWKTGFFAFTFVALASLTGGVLTACSTTASQNQSQAPNTVASGTSDNKQINHDSDMMNHGGMNHSMAMDLGPADANYDLRFIDAMTLHHRGAIAMAKEAEQKSQRSEIKKLARNIIVAQSREENELLQKWRKAWYPQASAEPVAYDGEGKSVVPMSKEQQKSMTMLEDLGSADAQFDLRFMNAMIAHHEGAVIMAQDALNKSKQPEIKQLAQEIIDSQQAEINQMKQWRQAWYNK, from the coding sequence ATGTCTATGCGACCTATTTCTTGGAAAACTGGATTTTTTGCGTTTACTTTTGTAGCACTTGCATCCCTAACAGGCGGCGTGCTTACAGCTTGTTCTACAACTGCTTCCCAAAACCAAAGCCAAGCACCAAATACCGTCGCTAGCGGTACTAGTGACAACAAACAGATAAACCATGATAGCGACATGATGAATCATGGTGGCATGAACCACAGCATGGCAATGGATTTAGGCCCAGCTGATGCTAACTATGATTTGCGGTTTATTGATGCAATGACTTTGCATCATCGAGGAGCGATCGCAATGGCAAAAGAAGCTGAGCAAAAATCTCAACGCTCTGAAATAAAAAAATTAGCCCGTAACATCATTGTTGCTCAAAGTAGAGAAGAAAATGAGCTATTGCAGAAGTGGCGGAAAGCCTGGTATCCCCAAGCAAGTGCTGAGCCTGTTGCCTACGACGGCGAGGGTAAATCTGTGGTTCCTATGTCAAAAGAACAACAGAAAAGCATGACAATGCTTGAGGATCTCGGATCTGCCGATGCACAGTTCGACCTTCGGTTTATGAACGCAATGATTGCTCACCATGAAGGTGCTGTAATAATGGCCCAAGATGCTTTGAATAAGTCTAAACAACCTGAAATTAAGCAATTGGCTCAAGAAATTATTGATTCACAGCAAGCTGAGATTAATCAAATGAAGCAATGGCGACAAGCTTGGTACAACAAGTAA
- a CDS encoding efflux RND transporter permease subunit, with translation MLNAILKWSIVQRWIVVLGAIVVTFLGVYNLSQMPLDVFPDFAPPQVEIQTEAPGLAPEEVESLITLPIESAVNGTPGVETVRSSSAVGISVVKVIFKWGTNVYQARQLVTERLQQALQKLPEGVENPQISPISSPIGTVVQYAFTTETTPMMEVRRLVDRDITNRLLAVPGVSQVIAYGGDVRQYQVLVDPAKLKAFNVTLEEVTAAARGANVNAAGGFLINPDQEIVIRGVGRIDSIEQLGNSAIAARNGTPILLKDIADVRIGAALKRGDGSLNGQRAIVVMVNKQPQYDTPTVTRAIERAMEEVKAGLPKDVKVTETFRQENFIEAAIENVTSSLRDGTIIVSIILLMFLMNWRTAIITLSAIPLSVLIGMLILGWFGQGINTMTLGGLAVAIGSVVDDSIVDMENAYRGLRKNQLAGTPVHPFKVVYDTSVEVRVSVIFSTIIIAVVFAPIFSLTGVEGRIFAPMGVAYLVSIFASTFVAMTLSPALCAILLANRQLPADDTWVSGLSQRLYRPMLNFSIRFPTIILAVAGASLVASLVILPSLGRVFLPEFQEPSLVNAVLLYPGSSLAATNQVGFVMQDALKNDKRFKSVQLRSGRAPGDADAGGVNLGHLDVELSAEGLKDREGSIEKLRAEFAKIPGVAPNIGGFISHRMDEVLSGVRSAIAIKIFGPNLEELRRLGTEVLAAVNGIEGLVDLQLEPQVPIKQLQIQFLREAAARYGLTVGNLTEMVETALNGRVVSQVLKEQQLFDLVVWLKEDARNNLDIIRNLLIDTPTGQKIPLAQVASIDYGTGPNTINRENVSRLIVVSANVSGRDLGSVVDEIQTKVRQSVQLPTGYFIQYGGQFESEQRATYNLLVFGALAIVVIAVLMYFAVKSVAAMLMIMINLPLAVVGGIFSIAIGGGIISVASLVGFITLFGVATRNGLLLVDNYNNKLAQVKSLRQVIFEGSMERLVAILMTALTSALGMIPLVIGTGAGKEILQPLAVVVLGGLFTSTALTLLVLPALYSKFGNFLIPKQTLSEVEKVNGVGTVLEW, from the coding sequence ATGTTAAATGCTATTCTCAAGTGGTCGATTGTCCAACGCTGGATAGTGGTGCTAGGAGCTATTGTTGTGACATTTTTGGGTGTGTATAACCTTAGCCAGATGCCCCTAGATGTCTTTCCTGATTTTGCCCCACCCCAGGTAGAAATTCAAACCGAAGCTCCAGGACTTGCTCCCGAAGAAGTCGAGTCTTTAATTACTTTACCAATAGAAAGCGCAGTTAATGGTACGCCGGGAGTAGAAACGGTGCGTTCTTCCTCAGCAGTTGGTATTTCTGTTGTGAAGGTGATTTTTAAATGGGGAACTAATGTTTATCAAGCGCGGCAATTAGTGACAGAACGGTTGCAACAGGCGCTGCAAAAACTACCAGAAGGTGTGGAAAATCCGCAAATTTCTCCGATTTCTTCTCCTATTGGTACAGTTGTGCAATATGCTTTCACTACCGAAACAACTCCAATGATGGAAGTGCGGCGTTTGGTTGATCGAGATATTACCAACCGACTGCTAGCTGTACCGGGTGTTTCTCAGGTGATTGCCTATGGTGGTGATGTTCGCCAGTATCAGGTTTTAGTCGATCCAGCCAAGCTCAAGGCTTTTAATGTCACCCTAGAAGAAGTAACAGCAGCAGCCAGAGGTGCGAATGTCAATGCTGCGGGTGGCTTTTTGATTAATCCCGATCAAGAAATTGTGATTCGTGGAGTAGGGCGCATAGATTCAATTGAGCAACTGGGAAATTCCGCGATCGCAGCTCGCAATGGTACGCCGATTCTACTCAAAGATATTGCTGATGTGCGCATTGGTGCAGCCCTCAAGCGTGGAGATGGTAGTTTAAACGGTCAAAGGGCGATCGTAGTGATGGTTAACAAGCAACCCCAATATGATACTCCGACTGTCACACGAGCCATTGAAAGAGCAATGGAGGAAGTCAAAGCTGGTTTGCCCAAAGATGTCAAAGTTACAGAAACTTTTCGCCAGGAAAACTTTATTGAAGCAGCAATTGAAAATGTTACCAGTTCTCTACGTGATGGTACTATCATCGTTTCGATTATCTTGCTGATGTTTTTGATGAACTGGCGCACTGCCATCATTACCCTCAGTGCAATTCCTTTGTCAGTTCTAATTGGTATGTTAATTTTGGGTTGGTTTGGTCAAGGTATTAATACTATGACACTGGGAGGTTTGGCTGTCGCAATTGGCTCGGTGGTAGACGATTCGATTGTAGATATGGAAAACGCTTACCGAGGCTTGCGAAAGAATCAGTTAGCAGGAACTCCTGTACACCCATTTAAAGTAGTATATGATACCTCTGTCGAAGTAAGAGTTAGTGTAATTTTTTCTACTATAATTATTGCCGTTGTCTTTGCGCCGATTTTCTCGCTGACAGGCGTGGAAGGTCGGATATTTGCACCGATGGGAGTTGCTTACTTAGTGTCAATTTTTGCTTCTACCTTTGTAGCAATGACCCTTTCCCCTGCGTTGTGCGCGATTTTATTAGCAAATAGACAGTTACCCGCAGATGATACTTGGGTGAGTGGTTTATCGCAAAGACTCTATCGTCCGATGTTAAATTTTTCGATTCGCTTCCCCACAATTATTTTGGCGGTGGCGGGGGCATCTTTAGTAGCATCTTTGGTTATTCTCCCAAGTTTGGGGCGAGTATTTTTGCCTGAGTTCCAAGAACCATCTTTAGTAAACGCAGTCTTGCTTTATCCAGGAAGTTCTCTAGCAGCAACCAATCAAGTTGGATTTGTGATGCAGGATGCTCTCAAAAATGATAAACGATTTAAATCAGTGCAGTTAAGGTCTGGACGTGCGCCTGGGGATGCAGATGCAGGTGGAGTTAACTTGGGACATTTAGATGTAGAACTGAGTGCAGAGGGATTGAAAGATAGGGAAGGAAGTATTGAGAAACTGCGAGCCGAATTTGCGAAGATACCCGGAGTTGCACCGAATATCGGCGGTTTTATTTCTCACCGCATGGATGAGGTATTATCTGGCGTAAGGAGTGCGATCGCGATCAAAATTTTCGGCCCCAATTTGGAAGAACTGCGTCGCCTTGGCACTGAAGTGCTAGCGGCTGTAAATGGAATTGAGGGACTTGTTGACTTACAACTTGAACCCCAAGTCCCGATTAAACAGTTGCAAATTCAATTTTTAAGAGAAGCAGCAGCTCGCTACGGCTTAACTGTCGGTAATCTGACTGAGATGGTAGAAACTGCTCTCAATGGACGAGTTGTTTCCCAAGTTCTCAAAGAGCAGCAACTATTTGACTTGGTGGTTTGGTTAAAAGAAGATGCTCGCAATAACTTAGATATTATCCGTAACTTACTAATAGATACTCCTACAGGTCAAAAAATTCCTCTTGCTCAAGTTGCCAGTATAGACTACGGCACTGGCCCCAACACAATCAACCGTGAAAATGTCTCTCGCCTTATTGTAGTGTCTGCAAACGTATCAGGTCGAGATTTAGGTTCTGTAGTGGATGAAATTCAAACCAAGGTGCGGCAGTCAGTACAATTGCCCACAGGTTACTTTATCCAATATGGCGGTCAGTTTGAATCCGAACAACGAGCTACTTATAATTTACTGGTATTTGGAGCACTGGCAATTGTCGTTATTGCAGTCTTAATGTACTTCGCTGTTAAATCTGTTGCAGCAATGTTGATGATTATGATTAACTTACCTCTGGCTGTAGTAGGGGGAATATTTTCGATTGCGATCGGCGGCGGGATAATTTCTGTAGCGTCGTTAGTAGGATTTATTACTCTGTTTGGAGTAGCGACACGTAACGGATTGCTACTAGTAGATAACTACAACAACAAGCTGGCACAGGTAAAAAGTCTGCGGCAAGTCATATTTGAGGGTTCAATGGAGCGCTTAGTTGCTATTTTAATGACGGCTCTCACCTCAGCTTTGGGAATGATTCCTTTAGTCATTGGTACGGGTGCGGGTAAGGAAATATTGCAACCTTTAGCAGTAGTAGTGCTGGGAGGGTTGTTTACTTCTACAGCATTAACATTACTTGTATTGCCTGCACTATACTCTAAGTTTGGCAATTTCTTAATACCTAAGCAAACTTTGTCAGAAGTTGAAAAGGTGAATGGAGTGGGAACAGTACTGGAGTGGTAA
- a CDS encoding metallothionein, whose amino-acid sequence MAATVNQVKCACGTCLCVFSIDQAVMKDGKPYCCEACANSHQNGEVCTQCESVCGCAK is encoded by the coding sequence ATGGCAGCAACTGTAAACCAAGTCAAATGTGCCTGTGGTACTTGCCTATGCGTTTTTTCCATTGATCAAGCTGTGATGAAGGATGGCAAACCTTACTGCTGTGAAGCTTGTGCCAACAGCCATCAAAATGGTGAAGTCTGCACTCAATGTGAATCTGTTTGTGGCTGTGCTAAATAA
- a CDS encoding phosphatase PAP2 family protein has translation MIRKISTFWLRHIHPRLAPLIATIGIVGLTVCLLILFVVAKLAEEILEKEAFAFDTSFLLWLHQFANPSLDNLMLFITNLGNPKTVVVVAAFTLGILWWRRYRIETYIFVLTCLGGLILNTGLKLFFSKPRPQLWTLLISEKSFSFPSGHALGSMVLYGFIAYIIATHYPKFSQIIYTLAVILIVAIGISRLYLGVHWPTDVIAGYGVGFLWLMMCIMMLKLQRLRQGQFFG, from the coding sequence ATGATACGAAAAATTTCTACCTTTTGGTTACGACATATACACCCTCGTTTAGCTCCTTTAATTGCCACGATTGGTATAGTTGGACTTACTGTTTGTCTGCTGATTTTGTTTGTTGTCGCCAAGCTTGCTGAAGAAATTCTGGAAAAAGAAGCTTTTGCCTTTGATACATCTTTTTTATTATGGCTACATCAATTTGCCAATCCGAGTCTTGACAATTTGATGCTATTTATTACGAATCTTGGTAATCCAAAGACAGTAGTAGTAGTTGCAGCATTTACTTTAGGAATACTTTGGTGGCGACGTTACCGGATAGAAACATATATTTTTGTGCTTACTTGTCTAGGAGGGTTAATTCTAAATACAGGTTTAAAGTTATTTTTCTCAAAACCCCGTCCGCAACTTTGGACACTTTTGATTTCTGAAAAATCTTTCAGTTTTCCTAGCGGTCATGCACTAGGTTCTATGGTATTGTATGGTTTTATTGCCTATATAATAGCCACTCACTATCCTAAATTTTCGCAAATTATTTATACTTTAGCAGTTATTTTAATTGTGGCAATTGGCATCAGTCGCCTATATTTAGGAGTACATTGGCCAACAGATGTAATTGCAGGTTATGGAGTTGGTTTCTTGTGGTTGATGATGTGTATCATGATGCTAAAACTACAAAGATTGAGACAAGGACAGTTTTTTGGTTGA
- a CDS encoding efflux RND transporter periplasmic adaptor subunit → MVISKRYQPSTPLRCASSAVLSLLLLSSPTAVFAGGGHDHTGGSAFQAGSETSGSIEVDAETAQQLGIKVEPVKRQPLALGIKATGQIETLPSQRVEVTTPISGAKVVELLVEPGARVQKGQPVAVLTSPDLVSLRVESQEKLAQGQADLQQALADLRLAQQNYDRYQQIAAAEIAQTQSQVAFAQEKYDKDKQLADAGALPRRNALESQTQLAEAKAKLVTASSRRDVIEAENQLKRAQAAVAVAKQRISLSNTTYQTRLSQLGAIANAKGLVTVTAPISGKVADREVTIGQSFQDAGGKLMTILNDSRIFATANIYEKDLNKVKIGQPLRVKISFLPNRSFTGKITRIGSVVEGQTRVVPVQAEIENSGGQLKPGMFAELQVLTNETSAPVLAIPSSAVVDANGKKMVYVKNGNAFQSVDVSLGQTSGDLVEITSGLFEGDSVVTQRAPQLYAQSLRGGSKAKEEEHKEEGGSHTEETEAKTNSLPIPLWLLGTGGGVAIATLAFVAGSFWSSRRIRSRLLPVGDGFNYETEVYIDNHKQPTSTTSNTSVEEQENYRRSDNH, encoded by the coding sequence ATGGTAATATCTAAGCGTTATCAACCTTCTACTCCACTCCGTTGTGCTTCTTCCGCAGTACTCAGTTTGCTATTGCTATCTTCTCCCACGGCTGTTTTCGCCGGCGGTGGACATGACCACACTGGTGGAAGTGCATTTCAAGCTGGAAGCGAAACAAGTGGTTCAATTGAAGTTGATGCTGAAACAGCCCAGCAGTTAGGAATTAAAGTCGAACCAGTAAAAAGACAACCATTAGCTTTAGGTATTAAAGCCACAGGACAGATTGAAACTCTACCGAGCCAAAGAGTAGAAGTAACTACCCCAATATCTGGAGCAAAAGTGGTTGAACTTTTAGTCGAACCTGGTGCAAGAGTTCAAAAAGGTCAGCCTGTAGCCGTTTTAACCAGTCCTGACCTAGTGAGCTTACGTGTGGAATCTCAGGAAAAACTTGCTCAAGGACAAGCAGATTTACAACAAGCACTTGCCGATCTCAGACTAGCCCAACAAAACTACGATCGCTACCAACAAATTGCCGCAGCAGAAATCGCTCAAACACAAAGCCAAGTGGCATTTGCACAAGAAAAGTACGATAAAGACAAGCAGTTAGCTGATGCTGGTGCTTTGCCACGTCGTAATGCTCTCGAATCTCAAACTCAGCTAGCAGAAGCCAAAGCGAAACTTGTAACAGCTTCAAGTCGCCGCGATGTGATCGAAGCAGAAAATCAACTCAAACGTGCTCAAGCAGCAGTGGCTGTAGCAAAACAGCGTATAAGTCTTAGTAATACCACGTATCAAACTCGACTGTCTCAACTAGGAGCGATCGCCAACGCCAAGGGACTAGTAACAGTAACAGCTCCTATTTCAGGTAAAGTTGCTGACCGAGAAGTCACCATCGGTCAATCATTCCAAGATGCAGGTGGCAAGCTAATGACAATATTGAATGACAGTCGGATATTTGCCACAGCTAATATCTATGAAAAAGATTTGAACAAGGTAAAAATTGGTCAACCACTCAGAGTAAAAATTAGTTTTTTGCCTAACCGTAGCTTTACTGGTAAAATCACCCGAATAGGCTCAGTAGTAGAAGGGCAAACACGAGTAGTACCAGTGCAAGCAGAAATAGAAAACTCTGGCGGACAGCTCAAACCCGGAATGTTTGCCGAACTGCAAGTATTAACAAACGAAACATCTGCACCTGTCTTAGCAATTCCTAGCTCTGCTGTGGTAGACGCAAACGGCAAAAAAATGGTTTATGTCAAAAATGGTAATGCCTTTCAGTCAGTTGACGTGAGTTTAGGTCAAACATCTGGAGATTTGGTAGAGATAACTAGTGGTTTATTTGAGGGAGATTCAGTAGTTACCCAACGTGCGCCCCAACTTTATGCACAATCATTACGGGGAGGTAGTAAAGCTAAAGAAGAAGAACATAAGGAAGAAGGTGGTTCCCACACAGAAGAAACTGAAGCCAAAACTAACAGCTTGCCAATACCTTTATGGTTGCTAGGCACAGGGGGAGGAGTGGCGATCGCAACTTTGGCTTTTGTCGCTGGTAGTTTCTGGTCTAGCCGTCGTATCCGTTCCCGTCTACTACCAGTAGGTGACGGGTTCAATTATGAAACCGAGGTTTATATCGACAACCACAAACAACCAACCTCCACTACTTCCAACACTTCTGTGGAAGAACAGGAAAATTATCGTCGTTCAGACAATCATTAA
- a CDS encoding efflux RND transporter periplasmic adaptor subunit, which produces MSNSYPKPPTAISRVSGTLLSLLLLASPAVVLAHGGHGDEFQGPNQATQTTGSIQVDAETAKRLGIKVELVKRQRLAVGIKTTGQIETLPSQKVEVTTPITGAKVVELLVEPGATVKKGQPVAVVTSPDLVTLRVESQEKLAQAQADLQQAQADLRLAQQNYDRYQQIADSEIAQAQSQVSFAQEKYDKDKQLADAGALPRRNALESQTQLAEAKAELTKAKSRRDVIEAENQLKRAQAAVNVAQSRINLSNTTYQTRLQQLGNSANAKGLVTVTAPISGKVADREVTIGQTFNDAGGKLMTIVNDSRLFATANIYEKDLGKVRNGQRISLKVASMPERNFSGRISRIGTLVEGETRVVPVQAEINNIGGQLKPGMFAELEVLTEQASAAKLVIPSSAVVDVNGKKIVYVQNGNAYQPIEVSLGQTSGDTIEVKTGLFEGDLIVTQRAPQLYAQSLRGDTKQKVDEHTQAPSQTTEVQTSSLPVPLWLLGVGGGAAIATIAFIGGAFWSGRSSKLQQLVLVGSSSELDAPVHETESYHNNSKSPALSGSTTNINEHEDPHYPQS; this is translated from the coding sequence ATGTCCAACTCCTATCCCAAACCACCTACAGCAATTAGTCGTGTTTCTGGAACACTCCTAAGCCTGTTGTTATTAGCAAGTCCCGCAGTAGTTCTAGCTCATGGCGGACACGGAGATGAATTTCAAGGCCCAAACCAAGCCACTCAAACTACTGGCTCAATTCAGGTTGATGCAGAGACAGCCAAACGGTTAGGGATTAAAGTCGAGCTAGTTAAACGTCAGCGACTAGCTGTTGGCATAAAAACCACAGGGCAAATCGAAACTCTTCCTAGCCAAAAAGTGGAAGTGACTACCCCAATTACTGGGGCAAAAGTGGTTGAATTGTTGGTGGAACCTGGTGCAACAGTAAAAAAAGGTCAACCCGTTGCTGTTGTAACCAGCCCAGACTTGGTGACATTGCGAGTTGAATCACAAGAAAAACTAGCACAAGCTCAAGCTGATTTACAACAAGCACAAGCAGACTTGAGATTAGCTCAACAAAACTACGATCGCTATCAACAAATAGCTGACTCTGAAATCGCTCAAGCACAGAGTCAAGTATCATTTGCTCAAGAAAAGTATGACAAGGACAAGCAATTAGCTGATGCTGGTGCTTTACCACGTCGTAATGCCCTTGAATCCCAAACCCAGCTAGCAGAAGCTAAAGCAGAACTAACCAAAGCCAAGAGCCGCCGGGACGTGATCGAGGCGGAAAATCAACTCAAACGCGCTCAAGCAGCAGTAAATGTAGCACAATCACGTATCAACCTCAGTAACACTACTTATCAAACGCGACTGCAACAACTAGGAAACAGTGCCAATGCTAAAGGACTGGTGACAGTAACCGCTCCCATCTCCGGCAAGGTTGCTGATAGAGAAGTGACTATTGGTCAAACTTTTAATGATGCAGGTGGCAAATTAATGACGATTGTCAACGATAGTCGGCTTTTTGCCACAGCTAATATTTATGAAAAAGATTTAGGTAAGGTAAGAAATGGTCAAAGAATTAGTTTAAAAGTCGCTAGTATGCCTGAGCGTAACTTTTCTGGACGAATTTCTCGAATTGGTACACTAGTAGAAGGAGAAACACGAGTAGTACCAGTACAAGCAGAAATTAATAATATAGGTGGGCAACTCAAACCGGGAATGTTTGCAGAGCTTGAAGTTCTGACAGAGCAAGCATCAGCTGCTAAGTTGGTGATTCCTAGTTCAGCTGTAGTTGATGTGAATGGTAAAAAAATTGTCTACGTGCAAAATGGTAATGCTTACCAACCGATTGAAGTCAGCTTAGGGCAAACTTCGGGAGACACGATCGAGGTAAAGACTGGGTTATTTGAGGGAGATTTAATAGTTACTCAACGTGCGCCGCAACTTTATGCCCAATCATTGCGGGGTGATACTAAGCAAAAAGTAGACGAACATACACAAGCTCCTTCGCAGACAACGGAGGTTCAAACGTCTAGCTTACCAGTACCGCTGTGGTTGCTAGGAGTAGGTGGAGGAGCTGCAATAGCCACTATAGCTTTTATAGGTGGTGCTTTCTGGTCTGGTCGTAGCAGTAAATTGCAGCAGCTAGTACTAGTAGGCAGTTCGTCGGAGTTAGATGCTCCTGTTCATGAAACAGAAAGTTATCATAATAACTCTAAATCGCCAGCTTTATCTGGTTCAACCACAAATATAAATGAACATGAAGATCCTCATTATCCACAATCTTAA